The sequence GTGGAGGTAGAAAGTTTGCCCAAACACTACACGATAGAGGTGCGTATAAAACAGAGAAGGAAGAAGCGAAAAGGCCATGTAGCTCCCAAGCCTTGGGACTCTCTTAGGTATAAACTTTCTTGATAACCATTGTAGGAGAAAAAGATTTAAATTTTCTTTTACCATTTAGATTAGCCAATCATTACTTATCACCTATCTCACATTAAATCTTATACGGTCCAAGCAAACCCATAGAGAACGCAAGAGTGGAAAGACTCAACGGAAGTATGTGACGAGGATTGTTGGATTGTCATATTTTTACCTCTCTCATGAAGCATTGGATAATTTAAGCCCTATCCAATTCCTCAAAAGGCATAATCAAAAGTAGATTTTATCAGCTTAGTGTTGGTTTGGATAATGGGGATGAGAATAGATGTACCCCTCCCCAATTTTTAGACCAAGGTCAAGCTGATAATTTCTTGTCCTGATTATGCTTTTGTAAATATTTGATAGGGCTTAAATTTTCCAATGCCTCATGTGGTCTGTGATGATTATAGTCATATTTCCACTCTTTAACTTTTTCCCTCACTTCACTGAGTGATCCAAACACATAGCAGTTGAGCAATTCTCTTCTAAAGCTACCATTAAATCTTTCAACTCTAGCATTCTCGATAGGTTTTCCGGGTCTGATAAAATCTAGTGTGATATTGTGCTTATTACACCATAATTCAAGCTGTGTAGAGATAAACTCTGGACCATTATCAACACGGATGGTATTTGGATACCCTCTATATTCACAAACACGCTCTAGCACTCTGATTACTCTATGCGCAGGGAGTGATGTATCTATCTCTACATCTAAAAATTCTCTGTTGTACTCATCAATGATATTTAGTAGGCGATAGCGTTTGCCATACCAAAGAGTATCAGACATAAAATCCATAGACCAAACATCATTGATACACTCCAACTCTTGCAGTGGTGTCTGCACACGTTCTGGCAGGCAGTGCTTTGTTTTAGGGCGCATATTAAGTCCTAAAGACTTGTATACTGCCACCATTTGTCAAGACAACTTTTTGAGAATTCATCTTCCAGCCTCTAGCCTTTAATTTAAGCAACGTTTTTCAACCCTTCTAGATAAACATTCATGGGCTTTTGATAATTTAGTGCTGAATGAAATCTATTGTGATTGTAAAAATTGATATATCTTGAAACCTTAAATCTGAGATCTGAAATAGAGCTATACTCATTGATATAGATTTCATCATATTTTAAAGTCCTAAAAAATCTCTCAATGGCAATATTATCAATGGATCTGCCTTTACCGTTCATAGAGATTTGAATGTTGTGTTTCTTGAGAAGTTCTGTATGTTCATGGCTGGTATATTGGCTACCTTGGTCGGAGTTGAATATTACAGGAATGTCATATTTTTCAATGGCTTCTTTTAAAACATCTGTTACAAGAGATGTATCCATAGTTGTTGATATTTTCCATGAGAGTATCGTTTTACTGTGCCAATCAATAATGGCGCACAAATACACGAAACCACCCTTGATTGGGATATAGGTAATATCTCCACTCCAAACCTGATTGGCTCTGTTAATTTCAAGCTCTCGTAGTAGATATGGATAGATTTTATGTTTATAGTTTTTAATGGATGTGTGTCGTTTCTTTTTTGGAAAGATTGCCTGTATCCCCATAGTGTTCATTAGCTTATTGACTTTATTTACACCAATTGAAAATCCATCTTCCAAAAGCTGCCTATGCATAAACCGATAGCCATAGGTTGAGGATATATCAGTATATATCTCATCTATCCTTTTCATGATTTTTAAATCATTGTCTGATATGGGTTTAGGTTCATAATAAAGGGTTGAGCGATTTAAATCTATTATTTCACATTGTCTTGCCATGGAGAGATTCTTTAGCTTGGGTGTGACAAGATCTTTTTTATTTGATAAGCCCAAGCTCTTTAGCTTTCCCACTGCCCAATCCCTCTCTATGGTTGTTTTTCCTAATTTCTTTGCTAGAGCATCATTCTCTGTTTTTAGCTCTTCTATCTCATCTTTATAGGCTTTAGTAGCCGAACCTACATCAAATACTAGTGATGCATTCTCTAAAAACTGCTTTTTCCAATCAATGAGACTTTTTGGTGTAATCTCATATTTACTGGCAATCTGTGCTACAGTCTCTTCGCCACCTAGTAATTCTAAGACAACTCTAGTTTTAAATTCTGCACTATAGCTTTTTCTTTTTCTACTCATTTTTTCCTCTCCTAAATCTTTAGAAAATTCTACCATTTAGGAAGATAAACCTTTCAATTTATTGTCTTGAATTTTAGTGGCAGTATAATACTCGTTTATGATTCCAATCATATCCTGCATTACGAATTCGAAGATAGAGCTTTTTAAAACCATTACGGATGTGCTTAGTAGCAAAGTGATTGAGCGCATCAATCACCTCTCTATCCTCTTTTGGTGTAGCTTGATAATAAAAACTGCTACGATTTAGTCCAACTATTTTACATGCCTGACGAAGAGAAAGCTCATGTTCTTTATGAAGATGCTCTACAGCTTCTCGTTTACCGTCAGGCGTTAGAGCTTTTTTTCTAAAAGATCCTTTAGTGCGTGATTTTCAAGTGCCATATCTGCAAACATCTTTTTAAGCTTAGCGTTCTCATTCTCTAGCTCTTTGAGACGTTTTATGTCCGAGACGCTCATACCTCCATACTTACTTTTCTACACATAAAAGGTTTGATTACTAACACCATGTTTACGACACACATCAGAAACTCTCATCCCAGCTTCTACTTCATTTAAAATGCCCACAATTTGGCTCTCTGTAAATCTACTCTTCTTCATTCCTAACTCCTGCAATTATTTTAGCAGAAGTTATCAACTCATATTCGGTCTAGTTTTTGGGGAGGGGTACAACACCACATCAAAGAGGCTTATGAGCAGAGTGGGCGTATTTATGGATATCGAACTGTTACAAAAAATCTTGTGACATCAGGTATTTTAATCAGTAAAAAGCGCGTTGCAAGATTGACGGGTGAGGACCAAAATGTGGCTTCGCAGAATTAGGTTGTGTCTACAAATGCGGGGTCATTCCACACGTTTTTGGCTACAATTCTAGCCATGCACCAAGACGCTCAAACATCTCTTCTTTTGTGGTACCAAGCTAATGGGAGGCATCACCTCCCTTGGCGCCATCCCCTGCACCCCTATGAAATCTTAATTAGCGAGATGATGCTCCAGCAGACGCAAGTCAATACGGTTTTAGAGCGATTCTACTATCCTTTTTTGGAGCGATTCCCGACGCTTGAGAGTATCGCTAGGGCAGAAGAATCGGAGATTCTTTTGGCTTGGCGAGGGCTTGGCTACTACTCTAGAGCAAGAAATCTTCACGCCTTAGCCAAAACCTGCCAGCAGGGACTTCCAAGAAGCGTGAGTGAGCTTGAGGGATTGCCTGGCATTGGCGCTTATACGGCTAGAGCGATCGCCTGTTTTGGTTTTAGAGAGAGTGTGGCCATCCTCGATGGCAACATCAAGCGAATCCTCAGTCGATTCTTTGCTCTTTTGGGGGTGGGCGAGAGAGAGCTATGGAGGAGGGCGGAAGAGTTTTTAAATCCACTCGCCGCCTTTGATCACAATCAAGCGCTCCTTGATGTGGGCGCGCTCCTGTGTAAGCCCAAGAATCCGCTTTGCCAAGAGTGCCCTCTCTCTCCCTGGTGCAAGGGCAAAGAGGATCCCCTGCGATACACCCCTTCTAAGACGAGGCGCTATGAGGAGCTGGAGCTCTTTTATGGAATCTGTATCCAAGAGGGGAGGGTGGCGATGGTGCAGAGTCAAGAGAGGCTTTACAAGGGACTTTGGGGATTTGTGCCGCTTCTAGGGGCGCCTTTAGACTCTTCTAGTCTTGGAATGATTAAGCATGGCTACACCAAATACAAAATCACTGCCCACCTCTATGAGATACGCTCCCTCCCCGGGGATAGTAAGCCCTCTTGGATTCCCCTAGGAGAGCTTGAGCATCTCCCCCTCTCTATTCTCGCACACAAACTTTGGAGCTGCTTTTTGGAACGCTCTAGCCTAAAGTAAAAGATCGCGCGCCCGCCAAAGCCTATTTCATAGACAAAAGAGAG comes from Wolinella succinogenes DSM 1740 and encodes:
- a CDS encoding IS3-like element IS1302 family transposase; this encodes MVEFSKDLGEEKMSRKRKSYSAEFKTRVVLELLGGEETVAQIASKYEITPKSLIDWKKQFLENASLVFDVGSATKAYKDEIEELKTENDALAKKLGKTTIERDWAVGKLKSLGLSNKKDLVTPKLKNLSMARQCEIIDLNRSTLYYEPKPISDNDLKIMKRIDEIYTDISSTYGYRFMHRQLLEDGFSIGVNKVNKLMNTMGIQAIFPKKKRHTSIKNYKHKIYPYLLRELEINRANQVWSGDITYIPIKGGFVYLCAIIDWHSKTILSWKISTTMDTSLVTDVLKEAIEKYDIPVIFNSDQGSQYTSHEHTELLKKHNIQISMNGKGRSIDNIAIERFFRTLKYDEIYINEYSSISDLRFKVSRYINFYNHNRFHSALNYQKPMNVYLEGLKNVA
- a CDS encoding IS3 family transposase codes for the protein MKEAYEQSGRIYGYRTVTKNLVTSGILISKKRVARLTGEDQNVASQN
- a CDS encoding A/G-specific adenine glycosylase, with product MHQDAQTSLLLWYQANGRHHLPWRHPLHPYEILISEMMLQQTQVNTVLERFYYPFLERFPTLESIARAEESEILLAWRGLGYYSRARNLHALAKTCQQGLPRSVSELEGLPGIGAYTARAIACFGFRESVAILDGNIKRILSRFFALLGVGERELWRRAEEFLNPLAAFDHNQALLDVGALLCKPKNPLCQECPLSPWCKGKEDPLRYTPSKTRRYEELELFYGICIQEGRVAMVQSQERLYKGLWGFVPLLGAPLDSSSLGMIKHGYTKYKITAHLYEIRSLPGDSKPSWIPLGELEHLPLSILAHKLWSCFLERSSLK